In Fulvia fulva chromosome 10, complete sequence, a single window of DNA contains:
- a CDS encoding Riboflavin transporter MCH5 yields MSAAHKGSKPGLYTPDSKDSLDSTSTSANTPVVDSGCPAIRTPASTSPASSAVERNQNGVDRQYDEKNAVNHPSFSSKDEDQEHQMALTATRSTQAPDGHEYPEGGLRAWLVVVGSFCGLLAALGIMNTIGIYQAYLAEHQLANYNESTIGWIISVYVFLSFGAGLLIGPVFDKYGPRYLVLVGSILVMLCAMLLGVCTDYWHFMIVFGILGGTGTALVFTPAIASIGHFFYAKRGNATGLAATGGAIGGVIFPLMLQDLFPKVGWGWATRIQGFVFLGLLLACNLLIRSRLPPKDNASILPDFRIFRNVDFALVTIGTYFMEWGLFAPISYVTAYSLSFGAMSSTFAYQIIAIFNAGSAFGRWIPGLLADKIGRFNAMLAALLLCMASSLALWLPATVISASPDHDQSDVAFGLTITFCVLFGFGSGSNISLTPVCVGMLCKTEEYGRYYSTCYCIVAIGTLTGIPIAGALIEACDGAYWGVALFTGLCYIIALAAFVAVRVMKVGWKWNAKF; encoded by the coding sequence ATGAGCGCAGCACACAAAGGCAGCAAGCCAGGACTATACACACCCGACAGCAAGGACTCACTCGACAGCACTTCGACTTCCGCGAACACTCCAGTCGTGGATTCAGGATGCCCAGCTATCCGAACACCAGCATCTACGTCCCCGGCCTCGTCCGCGGTTGAGCGCAATCAGAATGGCGTGGATCGTCAGTACGATGAAAAGAATGCCGTGAACCATCCATCCTTCTCCAGCAAGGATGAGGACCAAGAGCATCAGATGGCATTGACCGCCACACGCTCGACTCAAGCGCCCGATGGACACGAATACCCAGAAGGCGGCCTTCGCGCCTGGCTGGTTGTTGTCGGCTCCTTCTGCGGTCTCCTGGCCGCTCTAGGTATTATGAACACCATCGGTATCTATCAAGCCTACTTGGCCGAGCATCAACTTGCGAACTACAATGAGAGCACCATCGGCTGGATTATCAGTGTCTACGTCTTCCTGTCGTTCGGTGCGGGGCTACTGATCGGACCAGTCTTCGACAAATATGGTCCAAGATACCTGGTTCTGGTCGGCAGCATCTTGGTCATGCTATGTGCTATGCTGCTAGGTGTATGCACGGACTATTGGCATTTCATGATCGTCTTCGGGATACTGGGAGGCACGGGAACTGCACTCGTCTTCACACCTGCGATCGCATCGATCGGGCACTTCTTCTACGCGAAACGTGGCAACGCAACTGGTCTTGCGGCGACAGGAGGCGCCATTGGCGGTGTCATCTTCCCGCTTATGCTACAGGACTTGTTTCCCAAGGTCGGCTGGGGATGGGCAACGCGCATCCAGGGCTTCGTCTTCCTTGGGCTGCTACTCGCCTGCAACCTGCTCATCAGATCACGTTTGCCACCTAAGGACAATGCGTCAATCCTGCCCGACTTTCGCATCTTTCGCAATGTGGACTTTGCGCTTGTCACGATAGGAACGTACTTCATGGAATGGGGCCTCTTCGCACCGATATCGTATGTCACAGCGTACTCACTCAGCTTTGGAGCAATGAGCTCGACCTTCGCCTATCAGATCATCGCCATCTTCAACGCCGGCTCAGCCTTTGGACGATGGATCCCAGGTCTTCTGGCAGACAAGATAGGACGTTTCAACGCCATGCTAGCTGCCTTACTCTTATGTATGGCATCTTCGCTGGCACTGTGGCTACCTGCTACAGTCATCTCTGCATCGCCTGACCACGACCAGAGCGATGTCGCCTTCGGTCTGACGATCACGTTCTGTGTGCTGTTCGGCTTTGGCTCGGGGTCCAACATCAGCTTGACACCGGTCTGTGTTGGCATGCTGTGCAAGACGGAGGAGTATGGACGGTACTACTCGACGTGCTATTGCATTGTGGCTATCGGTACTTTGACAGGGATTCCGATTGCTGGTGCGTTGATTGAGGCGTGCGATGGTGCGTACTGGGGTGTAGCACTGTTCACGGGCTTGTGCTATATCATTGCTCTGGCAGCGTTCGTTGCGGTGAGAGTGATGAAAGTTGGGTGGAAGTGGAATGCGAAGTTCTGA